One window of the Prinia subflava isolate CZ2003 ecotype Zambia chromosome 1, Cam_Psub_1.2, whole genome shotgun sequence genome contains the following:
- the CHCHD7 gene encoding coiled-coil-helix-coiled-coil-helix domain-containing protein 7, with translation MSRHARKLRDQDINPCVAETDATTKCMDDNNYNKDLCSDYFLKYKNCRKFWHGIMMQRKRNGVKPEMPSAEERKKILESMGKPY, from the exons ATGTCCAGGCATGCAAGAAAGCTTAGAGATCAGGATATAAATCCATGTGTAGCG GAAACAGATGCCACTACAAAATGTATGGATGACAACAACTATAACAAGGATCTGTGTAGCGATTATTTTTTGAAGTacaaaaactgcagaaaattctGG CATGGAATTATGatgcaaagaaagagaaatggtgTGAAACCAGAGATGCCctcagcagaagaaagaaagaaaatcttggAATCAATGGGGAAGCCCTACTGA